In Marinilabiliales bacterium, a single genomic region encodes these proteins:
- a CDS encoding sugar phosphate isomerase/epimerase, with protein MAQDSEKDLSRLCVHTITTRPLDLETAVAKYASRGIQGITVWRDALQVTGAKRAGRIIREGGLDLVSLCRGGFFPSIDPAKRRSSITDNLAALEEAHDAGAPLLVLVCGADPGQSPGTSREQIKAGIEAILPRAAELGVRLAIEPLHPVYADTRSSINTMKQAIDMARYFDSSWLGVAVDVYHVWWDEELETAIDACGRDGRLFAFHICDWKVPTGDILNDRGLMGEGCIDIRRIRGWMERSGFEGYNEVEIFSDIYWNHDQNQFLDMIVRAYLDHS; from the coding sequence ATGGCTCAGGATTCAGAAAAGGATCTTTCACGTTTGTGTGTCCACACCATCACAACCCGTCCGCTTGATCTTGAAACAGCGGTTGCCAAATATGCATCAAGGGGTATACAGGGAATAACGGTATGGCGTGATGCCCTGCAAGTGACTGGAGCAAAGCGGGCAGGCAGGATCATCAGAGAGGGGGGTCTTGATCTGGTTTCTCTTTGCCGGGGCGGGTTCTTCCCGTCGATCGATCCGGCAAAAAGAAGGAGTTCGATTACCGACAACCTCGCTGCCCTTGAAGAGGCCCATGATGCAGGGGCTCCTTTACTTGTTCTTGTTTGCGGTGCAGATCCCGGGCAGTCGCCCGGAACATCACGCGAACAGATAAAGGCAGGTATAGAGGCCATCCTCCCGCGGGCTGCCGAACTGGGAGTAAGGCTTGCCATTGAACCGCTGCATCCGGTCTATGCCGATACGCGCTCATCAATAAATACCATGAAGCAGGCGATTGATATGGCCCGTTATTTTGATTCTTCCTGGCTGGGTGTCGCAGTGGATGTTTACCATGTGTGGTGGGACGAGGAACTTGAAACAGCTATTGATGCCTGTGGCAGGGACGGAAGGCTTTTTGCTTTCCATATATGCGACTGGAAAGTGCCCACGGGTGATATTCTCAATGACAGGGGACTGATGGGGGAGGGATGCATCGATATACGCCGGATAAGAGGGTGGATGGAGCGAAGCGGTTTTGAAGGTTACAATGAAGTTGAGATCTTCTCCGACATTTACTGGAACCATGACCAGAACCAGTTCCTCGACATGATAGTCCGCGCCTATCTTGATCATTCCTGA